A DNA window from Linepithema humile isolate Giens D197 chromosome 6, Lhum_UNIL_v1.0, whole genome shotgun sequence contains the following coding sequences:
- the LOC105678263 gene encoding UNC93-like protein: MGSLPNLHELSKDKLESPLYKPAPIGGLGPIRLPPQPPPLAHTHRRSRSSGHHHSTLCDNDAMLEHMAAYSPISCRSTRTSALSWRRRDSMNSSAGASSVRRLIAAVRAAPSGPRPPRKAVLRHIAALLLGHASCSAATLPIFPLQAGLGAFEPHLGPVLLAQLYMMAAVTSCFAPIVIQRLGTNLAITASHLVTAIFVGVHLYPKWYILAPSYAMLGCCASSSFLARTSHVNVSATSLALVCTDPEDPDETRRECYLRRLNRAIKLTEDFGLALGCGIAWILVRLTDLIPSSIINSGDIGDICGAEYCSEETYFYNESMYLPMIASGTSRVLVSIWLGLAVLGLGISCAFLDSRMQEPQASHDRTSVKDILKSVKCAFQDPKLQLAAPLTLFIGLEQGFIYADFVEAYVVCALGGASTVTFSFLSLAMLQALAAVTLSMLLRHIKRYFVVVVGFAFHACLLLVLVTWRPTGDDPALFHVISAAWGVCNSIWETLTYTLVMSLYPNAWQGPLSTSLFWRWLGLTLALSLHGAVCTRYRVLGLATTLVLAVVPYLWLENRLARRGKTLAPL, encoded by the exons ATGGGGTCGTTGCCGAATCTACACGAGCTGTCCAAGGACAAGCTGGAGAGCCCATTGTACAAACCGGCGCCGATCGGCGGTCTTGGTCCGATACGATTACCGCCGCAACCTCCGCCGTTGGCGCACACGCATAGGCGTTCGAGAAGCAGCGGGCATCATCATTCTACCTTGTGCGACAATGATGCCATGTTGGAG CACATGGCAGCGTACTCGCCGATCTCCTGTCGGTCGACGCGCACCTCGGCGCTGTCGTGGCGACGTCGCGACTCCATGAACTCGTCGGCGGGCGCGTCGTCGGTGCGCCGGCTGATCGCGGCGGTCCGTGCGGCTCCGTCCGGACCGCGACCACCGCGTAAAGCCGTACTTCGTCACATCGCAGCTCTACTGCTCGGCCACGCGAGCTGCTCGGCCGCTACGCTGCCCATCTTTCCGCTCCAAGCGGGCCTGGGCGCGTTCGAACCTCATCTGGGTCCGGTACTTTTGGCTCAACTCTACATGATGGCAGCCGTCACCAGCTGCTTCGCGCCCATCGTCATACAGCGGCTCGGCACGAATCTCGCGATCACCGCGAGCCACCTCGTCACCGCTATCTTCGTCGGCGTGCATCTCTATCCCAAGTG GTACATACTCGCGCCCAGCTACGCGATGCTGGGTTGCTGCGCCAGCTCGAGCTTCCTGGCGAGGACGTCGCACGTCAACGTATCCGCGACCAGCCTGGCGCTCGTCTGCACCGATCCCGAGGACCCCGATGAGACTCGGCGCGAGTGCTACCTGAGAAGGCTCAATCGAGCAATCAAACTGACCGAGGACTTCGGCCTCGCACTCG GTTGCGGTATCGCATGGATTCTCGTCAGGCTAACAGACTTGATACCATCTAGTATAATAAACAGCGGGGACATAGGGGACATTTGCGGGGCTGAGTACTGCTCAGAGGAGACGTACTTCTACAACGAATCGATGTATCTGCCGATGATCGCGTCGGGCACGTCGAGAGTGCTCGTCAGCATCTGGCTCGGTCTGGCAGTACTCGGTCTAGGCATATCCTGCGCATTCCTCGACTCCAGGATGCAGGAACCGCAGGCGAGCCATGACCGCACCAGCGTCAAGGATATCCTCAAGTCCGTGAAATGCGCGTTTCAGGACCCGAAGCTTCAACTCGCGGCGCCGCTCACGCTCTTCATCGGGCTGGAACAGGGTTTTATCTACGCCGACTTTGTCGAG gCGTACGTGGTGTGCGCCTTGGGCGGCGCCAGCACGGTCACCTTTAGTTTCCTCAGCTTGGCCATGTTGCAAGCTCTCGCCGCCGTGACGCTCTCGATGCTGCTGAGGCACATTAAGAGATATTTTGTCGTGG TTGTGGGTTTCGCTTTCCACGCGTGTCTCCTGCTCGTCTTGGTCACTTGGAGACCAACGGGAGACGACCCGGCTCTCTTTCACGTCATATCAGCTGCCTGGGGAGTTTGTAACTCTATCTGGGAGACTCTGACGTACA CCCTGGTAATGAGCCTGTATCCGAACGCGTGGCAAGGGCCGCTGTCGACGTCGCTCTTCTGGCGTTGGCTCGGTTTGACCCTGGCGCTGAGCCTGCATGGCGCAGTGTGCACCCGTTATCGCGTGCTGGGCCTCGCCACGACCTTGGTGCTGGCGGTGGTGCCGTACCTGTGGCTGGAGAACCGTCTGGCGCGCCGCGGCAAAACGCTGGCGCCCTTATGA
- the LOC105678264 gene encoding hexuronate transporter: MLTSVMKKLALFYKPYALAIVSIGYVLGELGHYLIGVTSKAIAEDLHYGDISCQFNSTTLSLVDLPIQCEAAKNSTSCRSLELNGSYYCEWNYNGLGLDYQILAGPSFIAVFTIVGVILGFAADKYNRVRMLTICTLIFSVAIILSGAVWEYWQLVILRMVLAAGEAGCNPMVTGLLSDWFPEEQRGLVMSIFNWGIYGGYGIAFPVGRYITKLNAWDLGWRICYYGAGVIGLIVAVLTGLTLTEPERKTIGEESADEKQVSIWKVILQPRIILLCLAASIRHCGGMCFAYNCDLYYRDYFPDYDLGWWLFTVTIVIGSIGVVAGGIISDKFVAKMGIRSRVACLAISQIIATPFAFGSVYFTPLWAMITLGISYFFAEMWFGIVFAVVVEIVPLNVRSTTIGVFLFVMNNIGGNLPILVEPTRIVTGFRESLYIFYAGFYGISSILFFFTMFLMDGSEKVGTTEVDPPVYDNSTFTNDDGQLPTLEWPRFPERPPIYEHSRL; this comes from the exons ATGCTCACTTCggtaatgaaaaaattggcACTTTTCTACAAGCCTTATGCGTTGGCTATTGTATCAATTGGCTATGTTCTGGGAGAATTAGGTCATTATCTGATAG GCGTAACGAGCAAAGCGATCGCCGAGGACCTGCATTACGGCGACATTTCCTGCCAATTTAATTCAACGACATTGTCGTTGGTCGACCTTCCGATACAATGCGAAGCAGCAAAGAATTCCACTTC CTGCCGATCCCTGGAACTGAACGGATCTTATTACTGCGAATGGAATTACAATGGCCTCGGTCTGGACTATCAAATCCTGGCGGGACCGAGCTTCATCGCGGTCTTCACGATCGTCGGTGTTATCTTGGGTTTCGCGGCCGACAAATACAACAG AGTGAGGATGTTGACGATCTGCACGCTAATATTCAGCGTCGCGATCATCCTGAGCGGGGCGGTGTGGGAATACTGGCAGCTCGTCATTCTGCGAATGGTCCTGGCGGCGGG AGAGGCGGGATGCAATCCGATGGTGACCGGTCTTCTATCCGACTGGTTCCCGGAAGAACAACGGGGCCTCGTCATGTCCATTTTCAATTGGGGCATTTACGGCGGTTACGGCATCGCCTTTCCGGTCGGCCGCTACATTACTAAGCTGAACGCCTGGGATCTG GGCTGGAGAATATGTTATTACGGAGCCGGTGTGATCGGCTTAATCGTTGCCGTGCTCACCGGTCTGACGCTCACCGAGCCGGAAAGGAAGACGATCGGCGAGGAGTCGGCCGACGAGAAGCAAGTATCGATTTGGAAAGTGATACTGCAACCACGCATTATACTTTTATGCCTCGCTGCCAGCATCAGACATTGCG GTGGAATGTGCTTCGCCTACAATTGCGATCTGTACTACAGAGACTATTTCCCGGATTACGATCTCGGCTGGTGGCTCTTCACCGTCACGATCGTCATCGGCAGTATCGGGGTCGTGGCCGGCGGAATAATTAGCGACAAGTTTGTGGCGAAAATGGGAATTCGGTCGCGCGTAGCGTGTTTGGCGATCAGCCAAATAATCGCGACGCCGTTCGCATTCGGTTCGGTATACTTCACTCCTCTCTGGGCCATGATCACGCTAGGAATTTCGTATTTCTTCG CCGAGATGTGGTTTGGAATAGTGTTCGCCGTCGTGGTGGAAATAGTTCCTCTAAATGTACGGTCGACCACCATCGGCGTTTTCTTATTCGTCATGAATAACATCGGCGGAAACTTACCAATACTCGTCGAGCCCACCAGAATAGTCACTGGTTTCCGAGAgtcattgtatattttttacgctggCTTTTATGGCATCA GTTCCATTCTGTTCTTTTTCACTATGTTCCTAATGGACGGTTCCGAGAAAGTAGGAACGACCGAGGTGGATCCGCCAGTGTACGACAATAGCACATTTACTAACGACGATGGCCAATTGCCAACGTTGGAGTGGCCACGATTTCCGGAGCGGCCGCCGATCTACGAACATTCTCGGTTATGA